One Fusobacterium sp. SYSU M8D902 DNA segment encodes these proteins:
- a CDS encoding AEC family transporter yields the protein MNFSEILSGILKNNSIVGAISSSVLIILFGFYLRRKEIFKDSTAKILTDVILSASLPALAFNAFMQDINKESLMQGINLLIWGFAIYIILIFATKLLYIKYDGDKKVVLEVLTTFGSTTFFGIPIIAAVYGKTGVMYASIFNIAYRVFLYSYAYIKMSGIKANKSNIKQMFLNSIVLATFIGMFIWIFQDSLPQVMIGEKTYAFLRIDKTAFWLFKPMTYLAALASPLAWLAIGAKLADISLAQAISSKDSWIYSFFKVLIVPFINLAALYILTVTKILPISFVGLASVIIMMATPTATVAAAYAIKFDKESVLTSNCSLLSTIFSVICMPLWIVVLEIIKSLNIFM from the coding sequence ATGAATTTTAGTGAGATTTTAAGCGGAATTTTAAAAAACAACAGTATCGTAGGAGCGATATCATCATCAGTTTTAATTATTTTATTTGGATTTTATCTTAGAAGAAAAGAGATTTTTAAAGATAGCACTGCTAAGATATTAACAGATGTTATATTATCAGCTTCATTACCAGCATTAGCTTTTAATGCATTTATGCAGGATATCAATAAAGAGAGCTTAATGCAGGGAATAAACCTATTAATTTGGGGATTTGCAATCTATATAATCTTAATATTTGCTACTAAACTATTATATATAAAATATGACGGAGATAAAAAAGTAGTTTTAGAAGTATTGACAACATTTGGATCGACAACTTTTTTTGGTATTCCTATCATAGCTGCTGTTTATGGAAAAACAGGAGTAATGTATGCATCAATATTTAATATAGCTTATAGAGTTTTCCTATACTCATATGCTTACATAAAGATGTCAGGAATAAAAGCTAACAAAAGTAATATTAAGCAGATGTTTTTAAACTCAATTGTGTTAGCAACATTTATAGGGATGTTCATATGGATATTCCAAGATTCTTTACCACAAGTTATGATTGGTGAAAAAACATATGCTTTCTTAAGAATAGATAAAACAGCATTTTGGTTATTTAAACCAATGACTTATTTAGCAGCTTTAGCTTCTCCATTAGCTTGGCTTGCAATAGGAGCTAAGTTAGCAGATATCTCACTAGCTCAAGCAATTTCATCAAAAGATTCATGGATATACAGTTTCTTCAAAGTTTTAATAGTTCCATTTATTAACTTAGCTGCACTATATATCCTAACAGTTACAAAAATTTTACCAATTTCATTTGTTGGATTAGCTTCTGTAATTATAATGATGGCAACTCCAACTGCTACAGTAGCAGCAGCATATGCAATAAAATTTGATAAAGAATCAGTATTGACATCTAACTGTTCACTACTTTCAACAATATTTAGTGTAATCTGTATGCCACTTTGGATAGTAGTATTAGAAATAATCAAATCTTTAAATATATTTATGTAA